The Antennarius striatus isolate MH-2024 chromosome 8, ASM4005453v1, whole genome shotgun sequence nucleotide sequence GATTTCAACAACAGAATCCAAGATATTCCAGGATGATCTCAGGGTGGATAAACTGCGCCCCCCAGTGGCCGAAGAGCCTCAACACAGCCAATGAGAATTAAAGTACTAATAGCGATCAGATTTCATCAAGataacatttatttactttgtcGTGAATCCATAAGGTGCAATCATCAGTTTGGTTTTCATCAAATTCTCTTCATTTTTTGctgcaacaaaatatttttatcatgaaatagaaaatagattCTGCACAATTTAAGCAGTtcctaaaatttaaatgtaagcAACTACACACAATAACCAAACACAAGAATTCATCGTAAAATATCACAAATGCTAAATCTGAATTTCTGTTGCCTTTACGCTGTGTAACTTTACCCTTAATCAGCGTCTTTGCATGCTTTAAAAGTAGTTTTTTTGCGTCATTTGGTTTGCAGCAGACGTGCGTCGACTAGAAGGTGCGTCGTTGTCACAGTTGATGTTCTGTTAAAGAAACTAAAAATTCACAGCATCCAGTGCAAACATACagagaattattatttaattcctCTATCCGAGGCGCTGGAACATCGTAGTAAAATGTTTGCAGAACATTTATAGCTGGTTAATTATGCGAGAAATGCTCATGCGTATAGCAGGACGGTTGGCGTTCAGTAGAGAAAACGGATTCGGGATACGAAGCTGAACAAATGGAGCGAACCcagaaaggaaacaaagaggAATCATAAGGCACCTGATTCAACTATACAACAGTGCAAAATCAAAACCAGGTCGTCAGCAGCATTCCAGAATAATATTTAACACACAAACTATTTGAAGAAAACAGATTTGAGACAtgaaattaaagttttttttaaaaaaggaaactgaAGAAGTCGAGCGTTTTGTTATGGAGGCAGAAGATGAATATTTTAAGCAGCGTTCAGAACTGTGTGTTCTCACCTTCATGTGTGTTTATCTACATTTTTAATCACTTCTCTGTAAATATGAACACCCAGCGCGAACGCTAACATTCTGTCTTAATGTTCCGTGTCTGTACTCTTTAATTCCAttcttttctgttctctttAAGCCGAGCGCCGGCGTTTAGGAGTACGGATCCAAACCGCTGGGGCGTCTGTCCCATTACTTATGGCCCACACGTCCCGTTCTTCACATCCAGCTGATGGTGAAGTTCTGACTGAGGTTCAGACCGAGTTCCCCGACCGTCAGGACCTGCAGAGGAGATGGAAAGCGTGTGAATCTACGTCTCCGTCCCCCGCCCGACCTTTGACCCTCACCTGGTTGTCCCTGTAGATGAACGCCGCCTCCAGCGAGTTCACCAGCACTCTGCTCGGCTTCTGCTTCACGCCGTAGAAGGAGGCGGTCTCCACGGTGATGTAGGTGGCCTCCATGTTGCTGTGGAGCACCGCCGATGACATCACATTCTACAACGGGAAGGACGGGCAGGTGAGCGGGTCGTCGGGGGCGACGGAAGCCGTTGCAGCGTCTACCTGACGGCGTACCTGAGCCACGCTGAAGACGACGTAGGCGTACTGCTCCGTCTCGTAGGTGTCGAGGGTCTCCCCGTCGTCCCAGAACAGATCCCCGCCGGCGGCGCCGTCGTCCGTCAGAGCCGAGATGAGGTGGAGGGGCTGGCCGCTGCTCACCCACAGGGTGAGGTTGGGCGTCTGCGTGGAAACGACACACACGGTCATCACAGAGGGATTCTGGGAAACGTGCGAGGCCAGGTAACGTCTGGAGCAACGCGGCGCCGACCTGCGTGGGCGTGATGGAACCTTCACGTAAGTGTAGGTTGATTTTATCCAGAGGCGCGTCCAGGCGGAGTTCCTCGCCTTCACTGCGGACGGAGTCGCCCTGGGGGGGGCACGATATGAGGTCACAGATGATGCAGAGCATGTTTGCACATCCGTGTTGGCATTAGAAGTAAAAGGGGGGGGTCTTACCGTGTAGAAGTCGTACCACAGACCCTCTGGGAAGTAACCCACCACAGAGTCGACTCCAGGATCCAACACGGGCGTCACCAgtaaagcccccccccacaggaacTGCCTGTCGATCCCGTAAGTCTTCACGTCTGTAGGAAACCTGTGGATCACAAGGTGTttgtcagaaaaacaaacatccacacacacacacacacacacacacacacacacacacacacacacacacacacacacaggtggaatTGGAAATGAACCGGCGTCTCTCACTCGAACAGCAGCGGCCTGGCGACGGTGCGTCCGTGCAGGTGGGCGTGATGGAACAGCGTGTAGAGCAGCGGGAAGAGGGAGTAGCGCAGCTGCAGGACCTGCTGCATGGCGGCGCGGGCGGGGGGGCTGAAGGCCGTCGGGTCCTGAGGCTGCGGACAAACCAAAgggactttctttttttaacggTGAATccgtggttcctggaacgcattaaccgcgttccaggaaccactgTATTCCTGATTCTGTTCtgaactttattcatgaatgattttaatgatatttggttaatatgaatccgTTTGAAGCTGacaattaaattttacttttgaatatcgtacagaaaaaaagagtttccgtctcgtcttcagctgcttcctcctcatcgtgggtcacgggggttgttAGAGGCTAATAATATATAacatagatagacagatatactttatttatcccaaactggaaaatttAGAGTTTTACATGTTTCTATTCTGATTTTCGACTCCAAACGTCGTCAGCCGAGGCGTCCCTgtaccacccccccaccccatccccccCCGGGGCGACGCAACAGACGGGTGGGGCTCCTACCTGCATGTCGATGGCGTTGTGGTTGCGGGTGAAGGGGTAAAACGCCCCCAGCTGGGTCCAGCGGACGCAGAGCTCCTCCTGCGGCTCCTCGCTGAAGCCGCAGACGTCGGCTCCCACCAGCGGGACGCCCaggaggttaaaggtcaagacgcctggaggagagagagaggcgggTAGAAGTAAATCAGATGAATATGAAATAGAGTTTGTTGTCTGCAGATGCTAAGCGCTAACCTGCTATGGACGTGTGCAGGTCCTTCCAGCGGCTCCTGTTGTCCCCCAGCCAGTGACCGGAGTACATCCCCTGACTGGGGAAGGTGGAGCGGGAGATGATGAACGGTCTCTTAGCAACGATGCGCTTCATGGCGCTGAAACGAGAGGAAACAGACCCGACGGGAGACTTAAAGCGAGTCTCTTTAAGCATTCAGGTTAGCGTTAGCGCGCCGTCACCTGGCCGAGGCTTTAGCCTCCATCAGTCCGTAGAGGCTGTGCAGGTTGTAGTGGACCGACTGCTTCTGCTGCGCAGTCGCACACAAAGTCTTGGATCTGAGTGAACCTCCTAACACgcctgaggaggagaaaaacacGGTTTCACATGTGGACAGTCGTGTGTTACACACAGCGTGTCCGTCGTGTCGTTGGTGCTCACACACCAGGTGTGTAAGGAGGGTTTTCCAGATTGCTGGAAGGACATCCGTCGGTGGAGCCGTCCAGAAAGTTTGACGGTTCGTTCATGTcctaaaaaacagaaacacacacacacacacacacacacacacacacatgcacacacatcagGGTGACGGTTTGAGAAAACGTGCGTCGGCGTTTCCTGTTTTCACGCTTACGATCCACAACCCGTCAAACGGCACCCTCTGGTGGAACCTCTGCAGGCTGTCGTACCACCACTCCTGCGTCGCCTCGTCGGAGAAATCAGGATACGCCGTCAGACCGGGCCACACCTGCGGGAAGACGGTGGAGTTTTCACTGTCGATGCGTTGTGCAAAAGTGGGAGGAGCTACTGAGTCGCCGCGGCGTGTCTTACCTTCCCGATGAGCGTCCGTCCTTGAGCGTCTTTGATGAAGACGTCCCTCTTCAGCCCCTCGTCGTACGGCCGGTACGAGCCCTCGGGTTGGGTGCTGCTGATTCCTGGATCCTGCAGGAAAAGAaagacgtcacacacacacacacacacacacacacacacacacacacacacacatacacacacacacacacacacaagcagaaacAGCCACCTTCCTACCAGGATCATGACGTAGCGCTGGTCGTGAGCGTGGAGGTCCTTCACCATATCGGGCAGCGTGGAGAAGTTCTCCGAGTCGTAGGTGAAGTCCTTAAAGTCCTCCATGTAGTCGATGTCGTTCCATTGGACGTCCTGGGGGAGGCGGGAACAcgcgtgatgatgtcacaccacAACCGGACCAGACGTGAGGCGTGAATAAAAGAAGTAAATACCTGAGGGATTTCATAGCTCCTCATGCGCTTCACGACCTCCCAGGTGGAATTGCTGGTGTTGTAGCCCCAGCGACAGAGATGGTAGCCCAACGCCCAGTAGACGGGCATGGCTGGAGGGCCTGGGGACACACAGTGGGATTGTGGGACATGAAACAGAAACGAGCTCTGCGTGTGTCATCTAGAATCTCGTCTGCtcaacaggaagcagctccCATCCCATCAAACTGACCTATGACCTCCACATACTGTCCAATCACTGAACCCGGATCAGGACCCAGGAAGATGTAGAAGTCGAGGATTCCACCAATCACGCGCCAGGTGAGGGCGGGGGCCGGCTGGAGAGTCAcgtctgaagaaaaaaagagagaaacgagggatgaaatattttatttctaagaaCACGAATGAACTGAAGGACGTTCGAACCGACCCATGGCGTTGCTGTTCAGCAGGAAGACGCCGTGGGCGTTCCCTCCGTCCTCCATCACCAGGTAGAACGGATGCACGCCGTACAGGTTTGTCAGTTCCTGCGTCGTGCAGAGGGACACAAAACATCCCATTGAGTTTTATTTATGCAGATATTAGCTGTACACTTAATCTTGAGCAGAACGCCGTCCCCTACCGTCGGAGGCACGTCTCTGGCCCACATGGTGAGCGTGTTCCACTGGACGTCGTGGAGGAAGGTGGAGCGATGCTCGCCCAGACCGTAAATGAAGGAACTGGGCAGGGTGGTGGAGATCTGGAGAAACTGATCGGCGTAGAAGAGAGGAGCCGCCGTGGTGTTCAGGCTGGAGGAAATCATTCATATAGGAAACAATCTTATTATTGATCACTTTACCACAACGTCAAtcagttgttttcttctttacaAAGTGGAAACTTAAATCCGTCTTACAGCACGGCTCCCGTCGACTTTCTCTTCACGATGAGAGCGAACGGCTGCTTTGAAACCTCCACAACGTAATCTGGACTTTCTGCCTTTCTTGTCGCGGTGGGGACGGCGATCGGGACCTCAAAGCGAGCGTCGGACGGGTCGGTGATCTAAAacgattttcaaaaaaataaaatgaacatcaTGTTTTGATCAAAATGAAGTGTCGGAAAGCTGCTTTTTGTCTATGTTGCTCAGTTATGATGCTAAACATCACCCCGAGTCGACACGATCGTGAATAATCACCCACCCGGACTCGCAGCCGCGTCTCCGTCTCATAACGCAGCTCCACCTCCAGGGTGAGGATGTCTGCTGGGTAGTAGGTCTTCACCTCCCTCCTCAGCGTTCCTTTCTGTCCCAGCGACGTGTCGTTTAGCGACACGAGCGAGTAGGAAGGGAAATCCCGAGGGTAAAAACACCACGGGACGCCATTTCTCCTCCCGGATGGGATGGAGCCGGCGGAGGATCCAGGAATGAAGCAACAGTTCCTGGCCTCACACATCTCTTGGGTCACAACCACCCCTCTTTCGGGGTAGCAATCGAACCTCCAGGCCTCCGGGATCAGGCTACAGGCCTCGCGGCGGGAAGCGGCTGCAGAGTCATTCAGTCCTGCTTCGGCGTGGGAGTCTGGCGTGGGAGCAGCGGCGGGCGGCGGGGGTCTATGCGGACGGTCGCTCGATGGTTGTCGCAGCCATAGCATCGTTCCGAGCAGCCAGCCGccacagaggagcagcagcaggcagccaATCACGAGCAGCGCTGTGGTGACGGAGCACGACGGCCTCCTCGGTAGCAAGGAGGCTCCCTCCGGCTGCGGCGCcttaaaatgaaagaagatcAAATGAAGGACATGTCcagaaaagaggtgaagggAGGAGAATCAGACAAATGACTGGTTTAAAAAACAGACCAGGTAGTGATTGTAATGTGCTCCATTATAATTATATAGAAAAGATGGGTAGTGTTAAAGTACTATCTAAATAAACTCGTCCTGCACCTAATGATTAACAATGAAGTGACAATTATTGATCAATGAAGCTTTATATAAGTTAAACTCATAGCTCTATTAGACTattttggaaataaaatatCTGGAGTATCATAGaatctttttaaaatagcaGCACAATTCAGTTTAGCAAGCAGCAAACACAGAAGGTGAAAACAAAACCTCCTCGGTGCAGAAAACAATAATTGAAGTGATTCTAGATTCTAAATGATCCAATCAGGAGTCTGAGGAATTAAATCTGACAAACTCCAGTTCGAAGCAGGACAATCACAGGAACTCACTGGGACTTCTTGGTGGACAGAGGGAGGCTCCTCCGACAAAACGGCGCTGGAAAACTGAACATCTTCAGGGTTCAGACGCTTGTATGACACCATCCTGAAGACTGAACacagacagcagaaaaaaaggtCAGCAGGAGGACcggtctcacttcctgttgttcagaGTTGTTTAGAGAAGTGCACACAAATATGAAATAATTCACTGTTAAATTTAACGGTTTCATTTGAAGAGGGAATGTGTCAGAGAGATTTCCTATTTGAATAAAGTATGTTGGGAATAATCATTTCAGGCAGCAAAAAAAGGAGCCCTTCTTTACTACCACACCTCAGATGGGCAGGTATTGGACCCccaatatttttcagtttatgaATCAATAAAATCTGTGAagcatttaaaatattacaggaTGAGACTAAAATCCATATGTTCTCCACATGCTTAAAATAGTTGCAGAAGTTATGATCTGaattgttaaaaacaaataccTTGAATTAGAATAAAACTGTATTGATGTTATTTGGTCGTCAAAAAAGGGAAAATCAAGTGAAATATTGAGAAGAGTTTTAGCATCTAAATCTTTCAGGATcataattgattaaaaaaaatcaacagaagAGACAAATATGTAAATCTATTATTGTTCTTAAGAAAGAAAAGCGTGCATGTACTAATCAATACTTAATCTTTCTATGGATTCCAGAATAGGGCAATAAGATCAAACGTGTTTCAGGATCATAAATGAATAACAGAACCATGCTGCTTAATGAACTTTGGTATTCCTGTTGTactttaaataatacataatcTTCACATGGTGAACATCCACAACGCTGTAGTGACATTTTACGTTATTATCATGAAAATTTGCGTGTTTTTGCGAACCACCACGACAACATTAAGTGTTCCACGTGATTTCCAAATAATAACAGTATAatataagataaaataatagaataa carries:
- the gaa2 gene encoding lysosomal alpha-glucosidase isoform X1; amino-acid sequence: MVSYKRLNPEDVQFSSAVLSEEPPSVHQEVPAPQPEGASLLPRRPSCSVTTALLVIGCLLLLLCGGWLLGTMLWLRQPSSDRPHRPPPPAAAPTPDSHAEAGLNDSAAASRREACSLIPEAWRFDCYPERGVVVTQEMCEARNCCFIPGSSAGSIPSGRRNGVPWCFYPRDFPSYSLVSLNDTSLGQKGTLRREVKTYYPADILTLEVELRYETETRLRVRITDPSDARFEVPIAVPTATRKAESPDYVVEVSKQPFALIVKRKSTGAVLLNTTAAPLFYADQFLQISTTLPSSFIYGLGEHRSTFLHDVQWNTLTMWARDVPPTELTNLYGVHPFYLVMEDGGNAHGVFLLNSNAMDVTLQPAPALTWRVIGGILDFYIFLGPDPGSVIGQYVEVIGPPAMPVYWALGYHLCRWGYNTSNSTWEVVKRMRSYEIPQDVQWNDIDYMEDFKDFTYDSENFSTLPDMVKDLHAHDQRYVMILDPGISSTQPEGSYRPYDEGLKRDVFIKDAQGRTLIGKVWPGLTAYPDFSDEATQEWWYDSLQRFHQRVPFDGLWIDMNEPSNFLDGSTDGCPSSNLENPPYTPGVLGGSLRSKTLCATAQQKQSVHYNLHSLYGLMEAKASASAMKRIVAKRPFIISRSTFPSQGMYSGHWLGDNRSRWKDLHTSIAGVLTFNLLGVPLVGADVCGFSEEPQEELCVRWTQLGAFYPFTRNHNAIDMQPQDPTAFSPPARAAMQQVLQLRYSLFPLLYTLFHHAHLHGRTVARPLLFEFPTDVKTYGIDRQFLWGGALLVTPVLDPGVDSVVGYFPEGLWYDFYTGDSVRSEGEELRLDAPLDKINLHLREGSITPTQTPNLTLWVSSGQPLHLISALTDDGAAGGDLFWDDGETLDTYETEQYAYVVFSVAQNVMSSAVLHSNMEATYITVETASFYGVKQKPSRVLVNSLEAAFIYRDNQVRVKGRAGDGDVDSHAFHLLCRS
- the gaa2 gene encoding lysosomal alpha-glucosidase isoform X2 gives rise to the protein MVSYKRLNPEDVQFSSAVLSEEPPSVHQEVPAPQPEGASLLPRRPSCSVTTALLVIGCLLLLLCGGWLLGTMLWLRQPSSDRPHRPPPPAAAPTPDSHAEAGLNDSAAASRREACSLIPEAWRFDCYPERGVVVTQEMCEARNCCFIPGSSAGSIPSGRRNGVPWCFYPRDFPSYSLVSLNDTSLGQKGTLRREVKTYYPADILTLEVELRYETETRLRVRITDPSDARFEVPIAVPTATRKAESPDYVVEVSKQPFALIVKRKSTGAVLLNTTAAPLFYADQFLQISTTLPSSFIYGLGEHRSTFLHDVQWNTLTMWARDVPPTELTNLYGVHPFYLVMEDGGNAHGVFLLNSNAMDVTLQPAPALTWRVIGGILDFYIFLGPDPGSVIGQYVEVIGPPAMPVYWALGYHLCRWGYNTSNSTWEVVKRMRSYEIPQDVQWNDIDYMEDFKDFTYDSENFSTLPDMVKDLHAHDQRYVMILDPGISSTQPEGSYRPYDEGLKRDVFIKDAQGRTLIGKVWPGLTAYPDFSDEATQEWWYDSLQRFHQRVPFDGLWIDMNEPSNFLDGSTDGCPSSNLENPPYTPGVLGGSLRSKTLCATAQQKQSVHYNLHSLYGLMEAKASASAMKRIVAKRPFIISRSTFPSQGMYSGHWLGDNRSRWKDLHTSIAGVLTFNLLGVPLVGADVCGFSEEPQEELCVRWTQLGAFYPFTRNHNAIDMQPQDPTAFSPPARAAMQQVLQLRYSLFPLLYTLFHHAHLHGRTVARPLLFEFPTDVKTYGIDRQFLWGGALLVTPVLDPGVDSVVGYFPEGLWYDFYTGDSVRSEGEELRLDAPLDKINLHLREGSITPTQTPNLTLWVSSGQPLHLISALTDDGAAGGDLFWDDGETLDTYETEQYAYVVFSVAQNVMSSAVLHSNMEATYITVETASFYGVKQKPSRVLVNSLEAAFIYRDNQVLTVGELGLNLSQNFTISWM